The following proteins are encoded in a genomic region of Nonomuraea muscovyensis:
- a CDS encoding aminotransferase class I/II-fold pyridoxal phosphate-dependent enzyme — translation MNAQRDYADLVQRGLTLDLTRGKPSPRQLDLSDDLLKLPTSYRTADGTDGRNYGGLQGLPELRELFGPLLQVPAAQLVVGGNSSLTMMHDTIVHALLSPLPGGARRWVEEPEVTFLCPVPGYDRHFTICERFGIKMVAVPMGADGPDMDVVERLVAADPTVKGIWCVPKYSNPSGIVYSDETVRRLAAMPTAAPDFRIFWDNAYAVHHLTGDPAELADVLALAAEHGNPDRVFVYGSTSKVTLAGSGVAFFGSSPANVEWFLANTAKQSIGPDKINQLRHVEFLRDADGVAAHMRRHAELIWPKFELVDRVLAKELGGLATWTSPKGGYFISLEVPHAAEVVAKAKAAGIALTPAGATHPYGQDPDDRVIRIAPTFPDLEELEQAIAGLAVCVRLVAEERG, via the coding sequence GTGAACGCTCAGCGCGACTACGCCGACCTCGTCCAGCGTGGGCTCACGCTCGACCTGACCCGTGGCAAGCCGTCACCGCGCCAGCTCGATCTCTCCGACGACCTGCTCAAACTGCCGACGTCCTACCGCACGGCCGACGGCACCGACGGGCGCAACTACGGCGGCCTGCAGGGCCTGCCCGAGCTGCGCGAGCTGTTCGGCCCGCTGCTGCAGGTGCCCGCGGCGCAGCTCGTCGTCGGCGGCAACTCCAGCCTCACGATGATGCACGACACGATCGTGCACGCCCTGCTCAGCCCGCTGCCCGGGGGCGCGCGCCGCTGGGTGGAGGAGCCGGAGGTCACCTTCCTGTGCCCGGTGCCGGGCTACGACCGCCACTTCACCATCTGCGAGCGCTTCGGCATCAAGATGGTGGCGGTCCCGATGGGCGCCGACGGCCCCGACATGGACGTGGTGGAGCGGCTCGTCGCCGCCGACCCCACGGTCAAGGGCATCTGGTGCGTGCCGAAGTACAGCAACCCGTCGGGCATCGTCTACAGCGACGAGACCGTGCGCCGGCTGGCCGCCATGCCGACCGCCGCGCCCGACTTCCGCATCTTCTGGGACAACGCCTACGCGGTGCACCACCTGACCGGTGACCCGGCCGAGCTCGCCGACGTGCTGGCCCTGGCCGCCGAGCACGGCAACCCCGACCGGGTGTTCGTCTACGGCTCCACCTCCAAGGTGACGCTGGCGGGCTCCGGTGTGGCGTTCTTCGGCTCGTCGCCGGCCAACGTCGAGTGGTTCCTGGCCAACACCGCCAAGCAGTCCATCGGCCCCGACAAGATCAACCAGTTGCGGCACGTGGAGTTCCTGCGCGACGCCGACGGCGTGGCCGCCCACATGCGGCGGCACGCCGAGCTGATCTGGCCGAAGTTCGAGCTGGTCGACCGGGTGCTGGCCAAGGAGCTGGGCGGCCTGGCCACCTGGACCAGCCCGAAGGGCGGCTACTTCATCAGCCTGGAGGTCCCGCACGCCGCCGAGGTGGTGGCCAAGGCCAAGGCGGCCGGCATCGCGCTCACCCCGGCGGGCGCCACCCACCCCTACGGCCAGGACCCCGACGACCGCGTGATCCGCATCGCGCCCACCTTCCCCGACCTGGAGGAGCTGGAGCAGGCCATCGCCGGCCTCGCCGTGTGCGTCCGGCTGGTCGCGGAGGAGCGCGGCTGA
- a CDS encoding FAD-binding oxidoreductase has product MRALPEGRVLTDPDVVDSYARDRTFVEPGKPLGVVLAASRDDVVATLRWASEHRVPVVPRGAGTGLAGASTAGDGSVVLSLHRMTAIKELSPADEIAVVEPGVITADLDRAAREHGLMYAPDPSSYEISTIGGNLATNAGGLRCVKYGVTRDSALGLEVVLADGRILQTGRRTMKGVTGYDLTGLFVGSEGTLGVITSATVRLRRAPAVPPATFAAEFGSLRDAGAAVAAIMAAGCQPSLMELLDRATLEAIDDWRNIGLEPGTNAMLIGQSDAADGQVVAERMERLCVDNGASFVAVSSSPQETEELIGVRRMAYDAKERLGACLVEDVCVPRSVLPDMITAIEAAAARHDVKICTVAHAGDGNLHPVFIFERGLPEPPANVWAAADDVFTHALELGGTLTGEHGVGVLKRRWLALESGPVAQEVQQGIKAVFDPLGILNPGKAI; this is encoded by the coding sequence GTGAGGGCCCTTCCCGAGGGCCGCGTCCTGACCGACCCCGACGTCGTCGACTCCTACGCCCGCGACCGCACGTTCGTCGAACCGGGCAAGCCGCTGGGCGTGGTGCTCGCCGCCTCGCGCGACGACGTGGTGGCCACGCTGCGCTGGGCGAGCGAGCACCGGGTGCCGGTCGTGCCGCGCGGCGCGGGCACCGGCCTGGCGGGCGCGTCCACGGCCGGTGACGGCTCGGTCGTCCTGTCGCTGCACCGGATGACCGCGATCAAGGAGCTCTCCCCCGCCGACGAGATCGCCGTGGTCGAGCCCGGCGTGATCACCGCGGACCTCGACCGGGCCGCACGGGAGCACGGGCTCATGTACGCCCCCGACCCGTCGTCGTACGAGATCTCCACGATCGGCGGCAACCTGGCGACGAACGCGGGCGGGCTGCGCTGCGTGAAGTACGGCGTCACCCGCGACTCCGCGCTCGGCCTGGAGGTCGTGCTGGCCGACGGCCGGATCCTGCAGACCGGCCGCCGCACGATGAAGGGCGTCACCGGCTACGACCTGACCGGCCTGTTCGTCGGCTCGGAGGGCACGCTGGGCGTGATCACCTCGGCGACCGTGCGGCTGCGCAGGGCCCCGGCGGTGCCGCCTGCCACGTTCGCGGCGGAGTTCGGCTCGCTGCGCGACGCGGGCGCGGCGGTGGCCGCGATCATGGCTGCGGGCTGCCAGCCGTCGCTGATGGAGCTGCTCGACCGCGCCACGCTGGAGGCGATCGACGACTGGCGCAACATCGGCCTGGAGCCGGGCACCAACGCCATGCTCATCGGCCAGTCCGACGCCGCCGACGGCCAGGTCGTGGCCGAGCGGATGGAGCGGCTGTGCGTGGACAACGGCGCCTCGTTCGTGGCCGTCTCCTCCAGCCCGCAGGAGACCGAGGAGCTGATCGGCGTGCGCCGGATGGCCTACGACGCCAAGGAGCGTCTCGGCGCCTGCCTGGTCGAGGACGTGTGCGTGCCCCGCTCGGTGCTGCCCGACATGATCACCGCGATCGAGGCGGCCGCTGCCCGCCACGACGTGAAGATCTGCACGGTGGCGCACGCCGGTGACGGCAACCTGCATCCGGTCTTCATCTTCGAACGCGGCCTGCCCGAGCCGCCCGCGAACGTGTGGGCCGCGGCCGACGACGTCTTCACGCACGCCCTGGAGCTCGGCGGCACGCTGACCGGGGAGCACGGCGTCGGCGTGCTCAAGCGGCGCTGGCTCGCTCTGGAGTCGGGTCCGGTGGCCCAGGAGGTGCAGCAGGGCATCAAGGCGGTGTTCGACCCGCTCGGCATCCTGAATCCGGGCAAGGCCATCTGA
- a CDS encoding protein kinase domain-containing protein, whose product MNQHQPLAADDPRRLGAYELLGRLGEGGQGVVYLGRSDSGEQVAVKLLHHAAVADPEARTRFLREVSVAQRVARFCTAPVLHADLEGSRPYIVSEFVPGPSLRELVINEGPRRGAALERLAISTATALAAIHRAGILHRDLKPANVLMGPEGPVVIDFGIARALDSPGATATGMAMGTPSYLAPEQLSGGVVSEAADVFAWGVTMVFAATGKPAFGADSIPVVMNRILNEEPQLGGMDGAIGELVGACLSKDPAVRPTADELVVRLTGQPAPNVAVEPVTGQRLVPFPASQQGATGPQQASAPQSGPHGTGPQGTGPQGPFGAGPQAAAPPPGFAGGPAQPGPQPAGGPQTGHHLQNVPYAGSAQPGGPQQGGMHPGAPQQGGPQQGGPQQSGPQISGPQQGGPQQDGSQAGQPGRRFGAPAPGQAGPMAAGAAGAPAGQPGPGAAAPGGQAPGRGAPPHAVPGQRQPGGQAPGRPATPADGAAAKQRRTLTFALSGAAAAALLVVGGAVVVNANSGKTAVVRQVNNASRATPDSAASGRPTEQPAVDPTILPTLETVGPPELEDAEEPKVDKPKELDPLQSMPAESNQQTDQITVPTTAPTAKPATKKPATKRPDPKPTESKQPDDSVDPEAEPTDRPTPGPTRELPASPKPTVKPTVKPTVKPTTKPAPKPNPYTATQVCGAGYKVVGSHTLGSNATIFLLYNTGAGKNCVVTMSKLVHPGKVQMNAILQVKGGSSGSNPGKFTAYAGPVRLPAKQKCVIWGGSWGSLSWKSGWSHCG is encoded by the coding sequence GTGAATCAACACCAGCCGTTGGCGGCGGACGATCCGCGACGGCTGGGGGCCTACGAGCTCCTCGGCCGGCTGGGGGAAGGCGGGCAGGGCGTCGTATACCTGGGCCGCAGCGACTCCGGCGAGCAGGTCGCCGTCAAACTGCTCCACCACGCCGCCGTGGCCGATCCGGAGGCGAGAACCCGGTTCCTGCGCGAGGTGTCGGTGGCGCAGCGGGTCGCCCGGTTCTGCACCGCCCCGGTGCTCCACGCGGACCTGGAGGGCAGCCGGCCGTACATCGTGAGCGAGTTCGTCCCGGGCCCCTCGCTGCGCGAGCTGGTCATCAACGAGGGCCCGCGCCGGGGGGCGGCGCTGGAGCGGCTCGCGATCAGCACCGCGACGGCGCTCGCGGCGATCCACCGGGCCGGAATCCTGCACCGCGACCTCAAGCCCGCCAACGTGCTCATGGGCCCCGAGGGTCCGGTCGTGATCGACTTCGGCATCGCCCGCGCGCTGGACTCGCCCGGCGCCACGGCCACCGGTATGGCCATGGGCACGCCGTCGTACCTGGCGCCCGAGCAGCTCAGCGGCGGCGTGGTCTCCGAGGCGGCCGACGTGTTCGCCTGGGGCGTCACCATGGTGTTCGCCGCCACGGGCAAGCCGGCGTTCGGCGCCGACTCCATTCCCGTGGTCATGAACCGCATCCTGAACGAGGAGCCGCAGCTCGGCGGGATGGACGGCGCGATCGGCGAGCTGGTGGGGGCCTGCCTGTCGAAGGACCCGGCGGTGCGGCCCACGGCGGACGAGCTGGTCGTGCGGCTCACCGGGCAGCCGGCGCCCAACGTGGCCGTCGAGCCGGTCACCGGCCAGCGCCTCGTCCCCTTCCCCGCTTCCCAGCAGGGGGCCACCGGTCCCCAGCAGGCGAGCGCACCCCAGTCCGGCCCCCACGGCACCGGTCCTCAGGGCACCGGTCCTCAGGGGCCTTTCGGTGCCGGTCCGCAGGCCGCCGCTCCGCCCCCCGGGTTCGCGGGCGGCCCGGCGCAGCCCGGCCCCCAGCCCGCGGGCGGCCCGCAGACCGGACACCACCTGCAGAACGTCCCGTACGCCGGGAGCGCCCAGCCGGGCGGCCCGCAGCAGGGCGGCATGCACCCTGGTGCTCCTCAGCAGGGTGGGCCCCAACAGGGTGGGCCCCAGCAGAGCGGCCCGCAGATCAGCGGGCCGCAGCAGGGTGGGCCCCAGCAGGACGGTTCGCAGGCCGGGCAGCCCGGTCGCCGCTTCGGCGCGCCCGCGCCCGGCCAGGCCGGTCCCATGGCTGCCGGGGCGGCCGGAGCGCCCGCCGGCCAACCGGGACCGGGCGCGGCGGCGCCCGGTGGCCAGGCCCCGGGCCGGGGCGCTCCCCCGCACGCAGTCCCCGGCCAGCGTCAGCCGGGCGGTCAGGCCCCCGGTCGGCCGGCCACGCCCGCCGACGGCGCCGCCGCGAAGCAGCGGCGCACGCTCACGTTCGCCCTGTCCGGCGCCGCGGCGGCGGCCCTGCTGGTGGTCGGCGGCGCGGTCGTGGTCAACGCCAACAGCGGCAAGACCGCGGTCGTGCGGCAGGTGAACAACGCCTCGCGGGCCACCCCCGACAGCGCGGCCAGCGGCCGGCCCACCGAGCAGCCGGCGGTCGACCCGACCATCCTGCCGACGCTGGAGACCGTGGGCCCGCCGGAGCTGGAGGACGCCGAGGAGCCCAAGGTCGACAAGCCCAAGGAGCTCGACCCGCTCCAGAGCATGCCGGCGGAGAGCAACCAGCAGACGGACCAGATCACCGTTCCCACCACCGCCCCGACGGCCAAGCCCGCGACGAAGAAGCCCGCGACCAAACGGCCGGACCCGAAGCCGACCGAGTCGAAGCAGCCGGACGACAGCGTGGACCCCGAGGCCGAGCCCACCGACAGGCCGACCCCGGGCCCGACCAGGGAGCTTCCCGCGTCCCCGAAGCCCACGGTCAAGCCGACCGTCAAGCCCACGGTCAAGCCGACCACGAAGCCCGCGCCCAAGCCGAACCCCTACACCGCCACCCAGGTGTGCGGTGCGGGCTACAAGGTGGTCGGGAGCCACACGCTCGGCAGCAACGCGACCATCTTCCTGCTCTACAACACGGGCGCGGGCAAGAACTGCGTGGTCACGATGTCGAAGCTGGTGCATCCGGGCAAGGTGCAGATGAACGCCATCCTCCAGGTCAAGGGTGGATCCAGCGGCAGCAACCCGGGCAAGTTCACCGCCTACGCCGGACCGGTCCGGTTGCCGGCGAAGCAGAAGTGCGTCATCTGGGGCGGTAGCTGGGGCTCCCTGTCCTGGAAGTCCGGCTGGAGCCACTGCGGCTGA
- a CDS encoding TetR/AcrR family transcriptional regulator: MIVKSDPLTARGRRTRAALVQAGREAFDEHGYEAVRVDDVCARARVSHGTFYTYFDSKEALFREVAAAVVGEMFTASLVGPAVPDDPYSRIEAANRLYLRAWAANSRLIRMLEQAAAAEEGFRDLLLELREVFVRRGAEGLRRLQEQGLADPALDPRLTAVMLGGMVEHFAHVWLDLGEQADERTAVDLLTTLWARAIGLTQASTTSPVEGE, from the coding sequence GTGATCGTCAAGTCGGATCCGTTGACCGCACGCGGGCGGCGGACCAGGGCGGCGCTGGTGCAGGCCGGCCGGGAGGCGTTCGACGAGCACGGGTACGAGGCCGTGCGGGTGGACGACGTCTGCGCCCGTGCCCGGGTCTCGCACGGCACCTTCTACACCTACTTCGACTCCAAGGAGGCGCTGTTCCGCGAGGTCGCCGCGGCGGTGGTGGGCGAGATGTTCACCGCGAGCCTCGTCGGCCCGGCCGTCCCCGACGACCCGTACTCCCGCATCGAGGCGGCCAACCGCCTCTACCTGCGGGCCTGGGCCGCCAACTCGCGGCTGATCCGCATGCTGGAGCAGGCGGCCGCCGCCGAGGAGGGCTTCCGCGACCTGCTGCTGGAGCTGCGCGAGGTGTTCGTACGGCGGGGCGCGGAGGGGCTGCGGCGGCTGCAGGAGCAAGGACTGGCCGATCCCGCGCTCGACCCCCGGCTGACCGCCGTCATGCTCGGCGGCATGGTGGAGCACTTCGCGCACGTCTGGCTCGACCTGGGCGAGCAGGCCGACGAGCGGACGGCCGTCGACCTGCTGACCACGCTGTGGGCGCGGGCCATCGGATTGACGCAGGCGTCAACTACGTCCCCCGTGGAGGGCGAGTGA
- a CDS encoding acyl-CoA carboxylase subunit beta, translated as MLDKLAGLEAEHAKAVAGGGEKYVSRHRARGKLLARERIELLVDPDSPFLELSPLAAWGSDFPVGASVVTGIGVIEGVECVICANDPTVRGGASNPWTLRKTLRAADIAFANRLPFVNLVESGGADLPTQKEIFIPGGRVFRDLTRLSAAGIPTIALVFGNSTAGGAYVPGMSDHVVMVRERAKVFLGGPPLVKMATGEESDDESLGGAEMHARTSGLADHLAQDEHDALRIGRGVVRSLGWRKLGVRPGPAREPAYPADELLGIVPEDLKIPFDPREVIARIVDGSEFEEFKPLFGESLVTGWARLHGYPVGILANARGVLFSAESQKATQFIQLADKSRTPLLFLQNTTGYMVGKEYEQGGIIKHGAMMINAVSNSSVPHLTVVMGASYGAGNYGMCGRAYDPRFLFSWPSAKSAVMGPAQLAGVLSIMGRASAAARGQVYDEEADAAMRAMVEAQIEAESLPFFLSGRLYDDGVIDPRDTRTVLGLCLSAINNAPVPEPAGYGVFRP; from the coding sequence ATGCTGGACAAGCTGGCCGGCCTGGAGGCCGAGCACGCCAAGGCCGTCGCGGGCGGCGGCGAGAAGTACGTGTCCCGGCACCGCGCCCGCGGCAAGCTGCTGGCCAGGGAGCGGATCGAGCTGCTGGTCGATCCCGACTCGCCGTTCCTGGAGCTGTCGCCGCTCGCCGCCTGGGGCAGCGACTTCCCGGTGGGCGCGAGCGTGGTGACGGGGATCGGGGTGATCGAGGGCGTCGAGTGCGTGATCTGCGCCAACGACCCCACCGTGCGGGGCGGCGCCTCCAACCCGTGGACCCTGCGTAAGACGCTCCGGGCCGCCGACATCGCCTTCGCCAACCGCCTGCCGTTCGTCAACCTCGTCGAGAGCGGGGGTGCGGACCTGCCGACGCAGAAGGAGATCTTCATCCCGGGCGGGCGGGTGTTCCGCGATCTGACGCGGCTGTCGGCGGCGGGCATCCCGACGATCGCCCTGGTGTTCGGCAACTCGACGGCGGGCGGCGCGTACGTGCCGGGGATGAGCGACCACGTGGTGATGGTGCGCGAGCGCGCCAAGGTGTTCCTGGGCGGCCCGCCCCTGGTGAAGATGGCGACCGGCGAGGAGTCCGACGACGAGTCGCTGGGCGGGGCCGAGATGCACGCCCGCACCAGCGGTCTGGCCGACCACCTGGCGCAGGACGAGCACGACGCGCTGCGGATCGGCCGGGGCGTCGTCCGCTCGCTCGGCTGGCGCAAGCTGGGTGTCCGGCCGGGCCCCGCGCGGGAGCCGGCCTACCCTGCCGACGAGTTGCTCGGGATCGTGCCCGAGGACCTGAAGATCCCGTTCGACCCGCGCGAGGTGATCGCGCGGATCGTGGACGGCAGCGAGTTCGAGGAGTTCAAGCCGCTCTTCGGGGAGTCGCTGGTGACCGGCTGGGCACGCCTGCACGGCTACCCGGTCGGCATCCTGGCCAACGCCCGGGGCGTGCTGTTCAGCGCCGAGTCGCAGAAGGCGACGCAGTTCATCCAGCTCGCGGACAAGTCGCGCACGCCGCTGCTGTTCCTGCAGAACACCACCGGCTACATGGTCGGCAAGGAGTACGAGCAGGGCGGCATCATCAAGCACGGCGCGATGATGATCAACGCGGTGTCCAACTCGTCGGTGCCGCACCTGACCGTGGTGATGGGCGCCTCCTACGGCGCGGGCAACTACGGCATGTGCGGGCGGGCCTACGACCCGCGATTCCTGTTCAGCTGGCCGAGCGCGAAGTCGGCGGTGATGGGGCCGGCGCAACTCGCCGGTGTGCTGTCGATCATGGGCCGCGCCTCGGCCGCCGCGCGGGGTCAGGTGTACGACGAGGAGGCCGACGCGGCGATGCGGGCGATGGTGGAGGCGCAGATCGAGGCCGAGTCGCTGCCGTTCTTCCTGTCGGGGCGGTTGTACGACGACGGGGTGATCGACCCGCGCGACACCCGCACCGTCCTGGGGCTGTGCCTGTCGGCGATCAACAACGCTCCGGTGCCGGAGCCCGCGGGATACGGGGTGTTCCGGCCGTGA
- a CDS encoding ATP-binding protein: MITRLLVANRGEIARRIFRTCRELGVETVAVFSDADARAPHVAEADHAVRLSGVRPAETYLDVDRVVAACRTAGADAVHPGYGFLSENAGFARAVLEAGLVWVGPPPEAIAAMGSKVAAKRLMAEAGVPVLPSLELDGTRDGTPAGSWDGTRDGVLPAGWAYPVLVKASAGGGGRGMRVVRAAEDLAREVASARHEAQAAFGDGTVFIEPLLDRARHVEVQLLADGHGMVWALGERECSVQRRHQKVVEECPSPGIGEETRSLLREAAVRAARAIGYVGAGTVEFLVRGERVAFLEMNTRLQVEHPVTELVHGVDLVRLQLAVAEGAALEGEPPGPRGHAVEARLYAEDRDYLPRTGVLRRFEITGDVRVDSGVESGSEVSPHYDAMLAKVVAHGTTRAEAVRKLTAALRRARLHGVTTNRDLLLDILTSPDFQAGETHIAFLDDHRATLARPERAGPGADTPATGGPSPDAEPTDPSGPGANGPETNGAETDGGVALPVLAAGLAMAAERRRAAPVLGSLPSGWRNVRSQPLRARFAEAEVVYQPLPAGVTVVVAEPDRVVLERDGLRQAFDVALYGDKVYVDSPGGCTELTPVPALPEPTERVAPGSLLAPMPGSVLRVEVRQGERVAKGQPVLVLEAMKMEHRIAAPAAGVVSGVHVEEGRQVRAGAVLAVIQEIAEEITQEGDS, translated from the coding sequence GTGATCACACGCTTGCTGGTGGCCAACCGGGGGGAGATCGCGCGGCGGATCTTCCGGACCTGCCGCGAACTGGGCGTCGAGACGGTCGCGGTCTTCTCCGACGCCGACGCCCGTGCGCCGCACGTGGCCGAGGCCGACCACGCGGTACGGCTGAGCGGGGTGCGCCCGGCGGAGACGTATCTCGACGTGGACCGCGTGGTGGCGGCGTGCCGGACGGCGGGGGCCGACGCGGTGCATCCCGGGTACGGGTTCCTGTCGGAGAACGCGGGGTTCGCGCGGGCCGTGCTGGAGGCGGGGCTGGTGTGGGTCGGGCCGCCACCGGAGGCGATCGCGGCCATGGGGTCGAAGGTCGCGGCGAAGCGGCTGATGGCCGAGGCGGGCGTCCCCGTCCTGCCGTCGCTGGAGCTGGACGGGACGCGTGACGGGACACCGGCCGGGTCGTGGGACGGGACCCGCGACGGGGTCCTCCCGGCGGGCTGGGCGTACCCGGTGCTGGTGAAGGCGTCCGCCGGTGGCGGCGGGCGGGGCATGCGGGTGGTGCGGGCCGCCGAGGACCTGGCGCGGGAGGTGGCCTCGGCGCGGCATGAGGCGCAGGCGGCGTTCGGCGACGGCACCGTGTTCATCGAGCCGCTGCTCGACCGGGCCCGGCACGTCGAGGTGCAGCTCCTCGCCGACGGGCACGGGATGGTGTGGGCGCTCGGCGAGCGCGAGTGCAGTGTGCAGCGGCGCCACCAGAAGGTCGTGGAGGAGTGCCCGTCGCCGGGGATCGGCGAGGAGACCCGGTCCCTGCTGCGGGAGGCGGCGGTCCGGGCCGCCCGCGCGATCGGGTACGTGGGCGCGGGGACGGTCGAGTTCCTGGTGCGGGGCGAGCGGGTGGCGTTCCTGGAGATGAACACCCGCCTGCAGGTCGAGCACCCGGTGACCGAGCTGGTGCACGGGGTGGACCTCGTCAGGCTCCAGCTCGCGGTCGCCGAGGGGGCCGCCCTGGAGGGCGAGCCGCCCGGGCCGCGCGGGCACGCGGTGGAGGCCCGGCTGTACGCCGAGGACCGCGACTACCTGCCCCGGACGGGGGTGCTGCGGCGCTTCGAGATCACGGGGGACGTGCGGGTGGACTCCGGGGTGGAGTCGGGGTCGGAGGTCTCACCGCACTACGACGCGATGCTGGCCAAGGTGGTCGCCCACGGGACGACCCGCGCGGAGGCGGTCAGGAAGCTCACGGCCGCGCTGCGGCGCGCCCGGCTGCACGGCGTCACCACCAACCGCGACCTGCTTCTCGACATCCTGACAAGTCCGGACTTTCAGGCGGGCGAGACCCACATCGCCTTCCTGGACGACCACCGCGCCACCCTCGCCCGCCCGGAACGGGCCGGGCCGGGCGCGGACACCCCGGCGACCGGTGGGCCGAGCCCGGACGCCGAACCCACCGACCCCTCCGGGCCTGGCGCGAACGGGCCCGAGACGAACGGGGCCGAGACGGACGGGGGGGTGGCGTTGCCGGTGCTGGCGGCGGGGCTGGCCATGGCGGCGGAGCGGCGGCGGGCGGCGCCGGTGCTGGGCAGCCTGCCCTCCGGCTGGCGCAACGTCCGGTCGCAACCGCTGCGGGCCAGGTTCGCCGAGGCGGAGGTCGTCTACCAGCCGCTCCCCGCCGGGGTGACGGTGGTCGTCGCCGAGCCCGACCGGGTGGTGCTGGAGCGCGACGGCCTCCGGCAGGCGTTCGACGTCGCGTTGTACGGCGACAAGGTGTACGTCGACTCACCCGGCGGCTGCACGGAGTTGACCCCCGTGCCGGCGCTGCCCGAGCCCACGGAGCGGGTGGCCCCCGGGTCGTTGCTCGCCCCCATGCCCGGGAGCGTCCTGCGCGTCGAGGTGCGGCAGGGCGAACGGGTGGCCAAGGGGCAGCCGGTCCTGGTGCTGGAGGCCATGAAGATGGAGCATCGGATCGCCGCGCCCGCCGCCGGTGTCGTCTCCGGCGTCCACGTCGAGGAGGGGCGGCAGGTGCGGGCGGGAGCGGTGCTGGCGGTCATCCAGGAGATCGCCGAGGAGATCACTCAGGAGGGGGACTCATGA
- a CDS encoding enoyl-CoA hydratase-related protein, which yields MTRLVHKELANGVATITLDSPPNRNALSVRLLADLEDRLGWALAEPEARVIVLTGTGPVFCSGADLKEQRVERASGAADAPVTASFPEILALLWESPKPVICRLNGTARAGGLGLVAACDFAIAPETASFAFTEVRLGVVPAMIAVPVLRRLHSRAAAEYFLTGEVFDASRAVEIGLLTRAVPEEELDATVARYAGMLVRGGPESLAITKRLVRDLPGVSFEEGLRRMAALSAQRFTSEEGQEGIAAFMAKRPPAWVPPGERTP from the coding sequence ATGACCCGGCTGGTCCACAAGGAGCTCGCGAACGGCGTCGCGACGATCACACTCGACTCGCCGCCGAACCGCAACGCGCTGTCCGTGCGGCTGCTCGCGGACCTGGAGGACCGGCTCGGCTGGGCGCTGGCGGAGCCCGAGGCGCGGGTGATCGTGCTGACCGGCACCGGCCCGGTGTTCTGCTCGGGCGCCGACCTCAAGGAGCAGCGGGTCGAGCGTGCCTCGGGCGCCGCGGACGCTCCGGTGACCGCGTCGTTCCCGGAGATCCTCGCGCTGCTCTGGGAGAGCCCGAAGCCGGTCATCTGCCGCCTCAACGGCACGGCGCGGGCGGGCGGGCTGGGCCTGGTCGCCGCCTGCGACTTCGCGATCGCGCCGGAGACGGCCTCGTTCGCCTTCACGGAGGTCCGGCTCGGCGTCGTGCCCGCCATGATCGCGGTGCCGGTGCTGCGCCGGCTGCATTCGCGGGCCGCGGCCGAGTACTTCCTGACCGGCGAGGTGTTCGACGCCTCCCGGGCCGTGGAGATCGGCCTGCTCACGCGGGCCGTGCCCGAGGAGGAGCTGGACGCGACGGTCGCCCGCTACGCCGGCATGCTCGTCAGGGGCGGTCCGGAGTCGCTGGCCATCACCAAGCGGCTGGTCAGGGACCTGCCGGGCGTCTCGTTCGAGGAGGGGCTGCGGCGGATGGCGGCCCTGTCCGCGCAGCGCTTCACCTCGGAGGAGGGCCAGGAGGGCATCGCGGCGTTCATGGCCAAGCGGCCGCCCGCGTGGGTGCCGCCGGGCGAGCGGACGCCCTGA